The Fusobacterium perfoetens genome window below encodes:
- a CDS encoding MetQ/NlpA family ABC transporter substrate-binding protein, with protein sequence MSNTFKRTLLSTAALLILGTSSFANTVLKVGATPVPHAEILNAVKDRLAKEGIDLKVVDFTDYVTPNLALSDGELDANYFQHKPYLDKFCEEKGLKLNSAGGVHVEPIGIFSDKLKSINDIPNKAVVAIPNDPSNGGRALILLHNAGIITLNDPSNLYATEFDVVKNPKKLKFKTLEAAQLPRVLKDVDFAVINGNYALEAGLSPVEDALLLEGKESPYTNIVAVKAGDEKREDIVKLIEVLNSPETAEFINNTYKGGVVPAF encoded by the coding sequence ATGTCAAACACATTCAAAAGAACTTTACTTTCAACTGCTGCACTTTTAATTTTAGGTACTTCTTCTTTTGCTAATACAGTTTTAAAAGTTGGAGCTACTCCTGTTCCTCATGCTGAAATTCTTAATGCTGTAAAAGATAGACTTGCAAAAGAAGGAATTGATTTAAAAGTTGTAGATTTTACAGACTATGTCACTCCAAATCTTGCTCTTTCTGACGGAGAACTTGATGCAAACTACTTCCAACACAAACCTTATCTTGATAAATTCTGTGAAGAAAAAGGTCTTAAACTTAATTCTGCTGGGGGAGTCCATGTTGAACCTATTGGAATTTTCTCTGATAAACTAAAATCTATAAATGATATTCCTAACAAAGCTGTTGTTGCTATACCAAATGATCCTTCAAATGGAGGAAGAGCACTTATTCTTCTTCACAATGCAGGAATTATTACTTTAAACGATCCTTCAAATTTATATGCAACAGAATTTGATGTTGTAAAAAATCCTAAAAAACTTAAATTCAAAACACTTGAAGCAGCTCAACTTCCAAGAGTTTTAAAAGATGTTGATTTTGCTGTAATAAATGGAAACTATGCTTTAGAAGCTGGACTTTCTCCAGTTGAAGATGCTCTTCTTCTTGAAGGTAAAGAATCTCCTTATACTAATATAGTTGCTGTTAAAGCTGGAGATGAAAAAAGAGAAGATATTGTTAAATTAATAGAAGTTTTAAACAGCCCTGAAACTGCTGAATTTATAAATAATACTTATAAAGGTGGAGTAGTTCCTGCTTTCTAG
- a CDS encoding Na+/H+ antiporter NhaC family protein translates to MAADNKKGLGGISFLPLFIFLGLYIGSGVFFSIKGSASPFNQFPRHVALFIAIGVAVLMNKNKKIDDKIEVFSKNAGSSGVMIMGLIYLLAGGFSGAAKSMGGVESVVNLGLTFIPSTFIVPGIFLISCFIATAMGTSMGTMAAMAPIAVGVAAKSNMDVAITLAAVMGGAYFGDNLSILSDTTISATRGVGCEMKDKFRMNFLIAIPAALITIVLYTILGKAGEIEGDLTFHFIKVVPYLLVLAGALAGGNVVLVLMGGIVLCGIVGLATGSVGFLPFIKAIGGGMEDMMGITIVAILIAGIIGVIKENGGIEWLIEKITSKVKTRSGAEYGIGILAGSLAAALVNNTVAIIISAPIAKEIGSKYHIAPKRLASLIDIFACGTLALCPHDGGMLIMTGMGHVSPLDILKFAYYPVFLILATLVTIKFGLLRTSEEKEFARVAKEHHESITEV, encoded by the coding sequence ATGGCAGCAGATAACAAAAAAGGTCTTGGAGGAATATCGTTTCTTCCGCTGTTTATTTTTTTAGGATTGTATATAGGAAGTGGAGTATTTTTTTCAATAAAAGGATCAGCATCACCTTTTAACCAATTTCCTCGTCATGTAGCTTTGTTTATAGCTATTGGAGTTGCAGTTCTTATGAATAAGAACAAAAAGATAGATGATAAGATAGAAGTTTTTTCTAAAAATGCAGGTTCATCAGGTGTAATGATAATGGGTCTTATCTATCTTCTTGCAGGAGGATTTTCGGGAGCAGCAAAATCTATGGGTGGAGTTGAATCAGTAGTTAACTTAGGTCTTACTTTCATACCATCAACATTTATAGTTCCAGGAATATTCTTAATTTCTTGTTTCATAGCAACTGCTATGGGAACATCAATGGGAACAATGGCAGCTATGGCACCAATAGCTGTTGGAGTTGCAGCAAAAAGTAATATGGATGTAGCAATAACACTTGCAGCAGTTATGGGAGGAGCATATTTTGGAGATAACCTTTCAATTTTATCAGATACAACAATTTCTGCAACAAGAGGAGTTGGCTGTGAAATGAAAGATAAGTTTAGAATGAACTTCTTAATAGCTATACCAGCAGCACTTATTACAATAGTTCTTTATACAATTTTAGGTAAAGCAGGAGAGATTGAAGGAGATCTTACTTTCCACTTTATAAAAGTTGTACCTTATCTTCTTGTTCTTGCAGGAGCTCTTGCAGGAGGAAATGTTGTTCTTGTCCTTATGGGAGGAATAGTTCTTTGTGGAATAGTGGGACTTGCAACAGGAAGTGTAGGTTTCCTTCCATTTATTAAAGCCATTGGTGGTGGAATGGAAGATATGATGGGAATTACAATTGTAGCAATTCTGATTGCAGGTATAATTGGTGTTATTAAAGAAAATGGTGGAATTGAATGGCTTATTGAAAAAATAACTTCTAAAGTAAAAACAAGAAGCGGAGCTGAATATGGAATAGGAATTCTTGCAGGATCTCTTGCTGCAGCACTTGTAAATAATACTGTTGCAATTATTATATCTGCCCCAATAGCTAAAGAAATAGGTTCTAAATATCATATTGCACCAAAAAGACTTGCAAGTCTTATAGATATTTTTGCTTGTGGAACACTTGCTCTTTGCCCTCACGATGGTGGAATGCTTATTATGACAGGTATGGGACATGTATCTCCTCTTGATATATTAAAATTTGCATACTATCCTGTATTCTTAATTTTAGCAACACTTGTAACAATTAAGTTTGGATTATTAAGAACTTCTGAGGAAAAAGAATTTGCCCGTGTAGCAAAAGAACATCATGAATCTATAACAGAAGTATAA
- a CDS encoding MalY/PatB family protein, which produces MKYNFNEKIDRSNNHSAKWEEMGNKFISNDLWPMWIADMDLKTAPVIIDAMREKLEQGIFGYVYRPASYYQSAADWIERRFGYKIDAKTLINSPGVVPTLSILVRLMTKADEKVLIQSPVYYPFSAVVKENNRELVVNNLVKDETGYYTIDFEDFEKKVSDEKVTLFILCSPHNPVGRVWKKEELEKMSELCLKYNVRVIADEIWRDIIMPGHKHTPAASVSKEAEYNTITCFSPTKTFNIAGLQASFVTLPREEEWKMLDEELGRLDVKRNSPFSLVGFEAAYTKGEEWLEELLVHLDGNMDYVINFVKENIPEVKVRKPEGTYLMWLDFSALGMTKEELSMFMQKDAKIALDDGFWFGENGAGFERMNIACPRYMVEEGMKRIENAIKMWRNK; this is translated from the coding sequence ATGAAATATAATTTTAATGAAAAAATTGACAGAAGCAACAACCATTCAGCTAAATGGGAGGAAATGGGAAATAAATTTATCTCTAATGATTTATGGCCTATGTGGATAGCTGATATGGATTTAAAAACAGCTCCTGTAATAATTGATGCAATGAGAGAAAAATTAGAACAGGGAATATTCGGATATGTGTACAGACCTGCATCATATTATCAAAGTGCAGCTGACTGGATTGAAAGAAGATTCGGATATAAAATAGATGCGAAAACTTTAATAAACAGTCCTGGGGTTGTACCTACACTATCAATACTTGTTAGACTTATGACAAAAGCAGATGAAAAAGTTCTTATTCAGAGTCCTGTATATTATCCTTTCTCAGCAGTTGTAAAAGAAAATAACAGAGAACTTGTAGTAAATAACCTTGTGAAAGATGAAACAGGATATTATACAATAGACTTTGAAGATTTTGAGAAAAAAGTATCAGATGAAAAAGTGACACTTTTCATTCTTTGCAGTCCTCATAACCCTGTTGGAAGAGTATGGAAAAAAGAAGAACTTGAAAAAATGTCAGAACTTTGCTTAAAATATAATGTAAGAGTGATTGCAGATGAAATTTGGAGAGATATTATTATGCCAGGGCATAAACATACTCCAGCAGCTTCTGTAAGCAAAGAGGCAGAGTATAATACAATAACATGTTTCTCTCCTACAAAAACATTTAATATAGCAGGACTTCAGGCTTCATTTGTAACACTTCCAAGAGAAGAAGAGTGGAAAATGCTTGATGAAGAACTTGGAAGACTAGATGTAAAAAGAAACAGTCCTTTCAGTTTAGTAGGATTTGAAGCAGCCTATACAAAAGGAGAAGAATGGCTTGAAGAACTTTTAGTTCATCTTGACGGAAATATGGATTATGTAATAAACTTTGTAAAAGAAAATATTCCAGAAGTAAAAGTTAGAAAACCTGAAGGAACATATTTAATGTGGCTTGATTTCTCAGCTCTTGGAATGACAAAAGAGGAACTTTCAATGTTTATGCAAAAAGATGCAAAAATTGCTCTTGATGATGGTTTCTGGTTTGGAGAAAATGGAGCAGGATTTGAAAGAATGAATATAGCATGCCCAAGATATATGGTTGAAGAGGGTATGAAAAGAATAGAGAATGCAATAAAAATGTGGAGAAATAAATAA
- a CDS encoding sigma-54 interaction domain-containing protein produces MEVFKISLKIAVISAGKDVGLFYKKQLEYFFADAVELYTYSIEDGTAYSPKTEDIFLITTISFDSHNEVLRYIPKDKHIVNGTITVRNSTIEKLKKLPSGTKALLVNSTKSMCEESIVLLHQKGINNISFSPYYPGCKEKYEDIPLAITPGEAHFAPAGKEIIDIGNRVLDTNTILEIISFTDCEYLLKTDRLINYFDEISENNTGVESLISKMELATQQFNILFRLSSEGIILVDKKNNIIMCNQKANDFLEKGRIDILYKPASSAFQNNIFEQAAKDQITKTVLLLSPSGIKLKLKVIPIVKHGIYLSGIGIINRANPEDEIMTSAVNKILKKGHIARYTFDSIITKSKNVIKIKEVAKKMAKSNSAVLITGESGTGKELFAHSIHNYSSRRDKPFVAINCAALADNLLESELFGYEEGAFTGAKKGGKTGLFEIANNGTLFLDEIEGMSKNLQFKLLRVIQEKEIIKVGGDEMIPIDVRIIAASNENLGELVENKVFRQDLYYRLNTLPITIPPLRERIDDLYLLIEDFKQEMDFNFIFTKASKHLIENYTWPGNIRELRNCIEYLGCLGETIIEPEMFPQNMNSLNKNITKPSSYEEKNIFYETAFVIGELEKKGKSCGRKSISEELKNKNIYISEAKIRKILENMKNDGLISSGEGRTGSKLTSFGRKKFNIFE; encoded by the coding sequence ATGGAGGTGTTTAAAATTTCTTTAAAAATTGCAGTTATTTCAGCTGGTAAAGATGTAGGACTTTTTTATAAAAAACAACTTGAATATTTTTTTGCTGATGCAGTTGAACTTTATACATATTCTATTGAAGATGGAACAGCCTATTCTCCTAAAACAGAGGATATTTTTCTTATAACCACTATTTCTTTTGACAGTCATAATGAAGTTTTAAGGTATATTCCTAAAGACAAGCACATTGTTAATGGGACTATTACCGTAAGAAACAGCACCATTGAAAAACTAAAAAAATTACCTTCAGGAACAAAAGCCCTTCTTGTAAATTCTACAAAATCCATGTGTGAAGAATCCATTGTTCTTCTTCATCAAAAAGGAATAAACAATATTTCTTTTTCTCCTTATTATCCTGGATGTAAGGAAAAATATGAAGATATTCCTCTTGCTATAACTCCTGGGGAAGCTCACTTTGCCCCTGCTGGAAAAGAAATTATAGATATTGGAAACAGAGTTCTTGATACAAATACTATCCTGGAAATTATCTCTTTTACAGACTGTGAATACCTTTTAAAAACAGACAGACTTATAAATTACTTTGATGAAATTTCTGAAAATAATACTGGAGTAGAGTCTCTTATTTCAAAGATGGAACTTGCCACACAACAATTTAATATACTTTTTCGTCTTTCCAGTGAAGGAATTATTCTAGTTGATAAAAAAAATAATATTATAATGTGCAATCAAAAAGCAAACGACTTTTTAGAAAAAGGAAGGATAGATATTCTTTATAAGCCAGCTTCAAGTGCTTTTCAAAATAATATTTTTGAGCAGGCTGCAAAAGATCAGATTACTAAAACAGTTCTTCTTCTTTCCCCTTCCGGAATTAAATTAAAATTAAAGGTTATTCCTATAGTCAAACATGGAATTTATCTTTCTGGAATAGGGATAATAAATAGAGCAAATCCTGAAGATGAAATAATGACAAGTGCTGTTAACAAAATCTTAAAAAAGGGACATATTGCAAGATATACATTTGATTCAATTATTACTAAAAGTAAAAATGTAATCAAAATAAAGGAAGTTGCTAAAAAAATGGCAAAATCAAATTCTGCTGTCCTTATCACAGGAGAAAGTGGAACTGGAAAAGAACTCTTTGCTCATTCTATTCACAACTATTCTTCAAGAAGAGATAAACCTTTCGTTGCTATAAACTGTGCTGCTCTTGCTGATAATCTTTTGGAAAGTGAACTTTTTGGATATGAAGAAGGAGCTTTTACTGGAGCGAAAAAAGGAGGAAAAACAGGTCTTTTTGAAATTGCAAATAACGGAACTCTTTTTCTTGATGAAATTGAAGGAATGAGTAAAAATCTTCAGTTTAAACTTCTTCGTGTTATTCAGGAAAAAGAAATTATAAAAGTTGGAGGAGATGAAATGATTCCTATTGATGTAAGGATTATTGCTGCTTCCAATGAAAATTTAGGAGAACTTGTTGAAAATAAAGTCTTCAGACAAGACCTTTATTACAGATTAAATACTCTTCCTATAACTATTCCTCCTTTAAGAGAGAGAATAGACGATCTTTATCTTCTTATAGAAGATTTTAAGCAGGAAATGGATTTTAATTTTATATTTACAAAAGCATCAAAACATCTTATTGAGAACTATACATGGCCTGGAAATATAAGAGAATTAAGAAACTGTATTGAATATCTTGGATGTCTTGGAGAAACTATTATTGAACCTGAAATGTTCCCTCAGAACATGAATTCTTTAAATAAAAACATTACAAAACCATCTTCTTATGAAGAAAAAAATATTTTCTATGAAACTGCATTTGTTATAGGCGAACTTGAAAAAAAAGGAAAATCTTGCGGAAGAAAAAGTATTTCTGAAGAACTAAAAAATAAAAATATTTATATTTCTGAAGCTAAAATAAGAAAAATTCTTGAAAATATGAAAAACGACGGACTTATTTCTTCTGGAGAAGGAAGAACAGGATCAAAACTTACTTCTTTTGGAAGAAAAAAATTTAATATTTTTGAATAA
- a CDS encoding NifB/NifX family molybdenum-iron cluster-binding protein, translated as MPRCKKQRCCRILDNERIFKPTGIPMSNLKINEIEIDEFEAIRLCDYEGKSQIETAEIMQISRGTVQRLLNSGRKKILDSLLHLKAIKLKNTGQEMILMATEILRVGFPTNDGVTVEEHFGHCEKFAVYSIEEGKVVNKEFLTAPEHAPGVFPRFIAANNINVVITGGMGQRAIDLIKANGGQVILGASGRIEDVLAVYLEGSLYSKGSACAHHHHDDDHECQH; from the coding sequence ATGCCAAGATGTAAAAAGCAAAGATGTTGCAGAATTTTAGATAATGAAAGAATTTTTAAGCCAACTGGAATTCCTATGTCAAATCTTAAAATAAATGAAATTGAAATAGATGAATTTGAGGCTATAAGGCTTTGTGACTATGAAGGAAAAAGCCAGATTGAAACAGCTGAAATCATGCAAATTTCAAGAGGAACTGTACAAAGACTTTTAAATTCAGGAAGAAAAAAAATTCTGGACAGTTTATTACATTTAAAAGCTATAAAATTAAAAAATACAGGACAGGAGATGATTTTAATGGCAACTGAAATATTAAGAGTAGGTTTCCCAACAAATGACGGAGTAACTGTAGAAGAACACTTCGGACATTGTGAAAAATTTGCAGTTTATTCAATAGAAGAAGGAAAAGTAGTTAATAAAGAATTTTTAACTGCACCTGAGCATGCACCAGGAGTTTTCCCAAGATTTATTGCTGCAAATAACATAAATGTTGTAATCACAGGAGGAATGGGACAAAGAGCTATTGATCTTATAAAAGCCAATGGAGGACAAGTTATTCTAGGAGCAAGTGGAAGAATAGAAGATGTTCTTGCTGTTTACTTAGAAGGAAGCTTATATTCAAAAGGTTCTGCTTGTGCTCATCATCACCATGATGACGACCATGAATGTCAACACTAA
- a CDS encoding NifB/NifX family molybdenum-iron cluster-binding protein has translation MKIAIALEENNYSSQTDRRFGRAAYFILINTETNDYEIIENEAKDEATGAGLKAVRTLVNLGVNEIIAGEIGPKAAVLINEFEIPVYKMGDLKTIDEILKNYKDNKLEKYDLSPKPQGLRMA, from the coding sequence ATGAAAATAGCAATAGCACTAGAAGAAAATAATTACTCTTCACAAACTGACAGAAGATTCGGAAGAGCAGCTTATTTTATTTTAATAAATACAGAAACAAATGACTATGAAATAATTGAAAATGAAGCAAAAGATGAAGCTACAGGAGCTGGACTTAAAGCAGTGAGAACACTTGTAAATCTTGGTGTAAATGAAATTATTGCAGGAGAAATAGGCCCAAAGGCAGCTGTTCTTATTAATGAATTTGAAATTCCTGTTTATAAAATGGGAGATTTAAAAACTATTGATGAAATATTAAAGAACTATAAAGATAATAAACTTGAAAAATATGATCTTTCTCCAAAACCACAAGGTCTTAGAATGGCATAA
- a CDS encoding P-loop NTPase, protein MKIAVLSGKGGTGKTTVSTNLAFISKLPLFDTDIEEPNSHIFLKNNIINEESVYMNYPKIHMEKCNLCGECGDFCKFNAVIPARNTVLVFEESCHDCGGCGIICKQKAISWEKREIGKIFTGKTYFDSDTVYGKLNIGEMSGVRIIKKMYKDAKYKDFLIDCPPGTACTTVAAVEEADFAIIVTEPSPFGLSDMKLVVKLLKDIKIPFGIVVNKAEDDETELKKYCLSENITILGEIPFSRKIAENYSKGEIISDVLPEYRKYYENIWKKVKNYGN, encoded by the coding sequence ATGAAAATAGCAGTTTTAAGTGGAAAAGGAGGAACAGGAAAAACTACTGTAAGTACAAACTTAGCTTTTATTTCAAAACTTCCTCTTTTTGATACTGACATAGAAGAACCAAATTCACATATCTTTTTAAAAAATAATATAATCAATGAAGAATCAGTATATATGAATTATCCAAAAATTCATATGGAAAAATGTAATCTTTGTGGGGAGTGTGGGGATTTCTGTAAATTTAATGCTGTTATTCCTGCTAGAAATACAGTTCTTGTCTTTGAAGAAAGCTGTCATGACTGTGGTGGTTGTGGAATCATCTGTAAGCAAAAAGCAATTTCTTGGGAAAAAAGAGAAATTGGAAAAATTTTTACAGGAAAAACATACTTTGACTCTGATACTGTGTATGGAAAGTTAAATATAGGAGAAATGTCAGGAGTAAGAATCATAAAGAAAATGTATAAAGATGCAAAATATAAAGACTTCTTAATTGACTGTCCCCCAGGAACTGCTTGTACAACAGTAGCTGCTGTAGAAGAAGCTGACTTTGCTATAATAGTTACAGAGCCTTCTCCTTTTGGACTTAGTGACATGAAACTTGTAGTAAAACTTTTAAAAGATATAAAAATACCTTTTGGTATAGTTGTAAATAAAGCTGAAGATGATGAAACAGAACTTAAAAAATACTGTCTTTCAGAAAATATAACTATCTTAGGGGAAATACCTTTCAGCAGAAAAATTGCAGAAAATTATTCTAAAGGAGAAATAATTTCAGATGTTCTTCCTGAATACAGAAAATACTATGAAAATATTTGGAAGAAGGTGAAAAATTATGGAAATTAA
- a CDS encoding ATP-binding protein, producing the protein MEIKEIVVISGKGGTGKTTVTSSLIPYFQNVVIGDCDVDAPNLQILFNPQNTVKEDFLGMKKALLNKELCINCGKCYELCKFDAVENIKKCESCGLCEYICPVGAIKMVDNKAGEIFESDTKYGKLIHACLFPGEENSGKLVAQVRKKAKKTAEEQNMEYIILDGAPGVACNVISSLTGVKKAVIVTEPTLSGLHDLERVLNLIERFRIKPYFIINKYDLSPEISKKIEEFLHKKGTEVSVKIPFDKKIIKSIIKKSIPSIEEKEFFEKIGFKKLAEELKK; encoded by the coding sequence ATGGAAATTAAAGAAATAGTAGTTATTTCAGGAAAAGGTGGAACAGGAAAAACTACAGTTACATCATCTCTTATTCCTTATTTTCAAAATGTTGTCATAGGTGACTGTGATGTTGATGCTCCTAATCTTCAAATACTTTTTAATCCTCAAAATACTGTGAAAGAAGATTTTTTAGGAATGAAAAAAGCTCTTCTTAATAAAGAGCTTTGTATAAACTGTGGAAAATGTTATGAACTTTGTAAATTTGATGCTGTTGAAAATATTAAAAAGTGCGAAAGCTGTGGACTTTGTGAATATATATGTCCTGTTGGAGCAATTAAAATGGTTGATAATAAAGCAGGAGAAATTTTTGAATCAGATACAAAATATGGAAAACTTATTCATGCCTGCCTTTTTCCAGGAGAGGAAAATTCTGGAAAATTAGTTGCCCAAGTGAGAAAAAAAGCAAAAAAAACAGCTGAAGAACAAAATATGGAATATATTATTTTAGACGGAGCTCCTGGAGTTGCATGTAATGTCATAAGTTCCCTTACGGGAGTTAAAAAAGCTGTTATTGTAACTGAACCTACTCTTTCAGGACTTCACGATTTAGAAAGAGTTTTAAATCTTATAGAAAGATTTAGAATAAAGCCTTATTTTATAATAAATAAATATGATCTTTCTCCTGAAATTTCAAAAAAAATAGAAGAATTTTTACATAAAAAAGGAACTGAAGTTTCTGTAAAAATTCCTTTTGATAAAAAAATTATAAAATCCATTATAAAAAAATCTATTCCTTCTATTGAAGAAAAAGAATTCTTTGAAAAAATTGGCTTTAAAAAACTTGCTGAAGAATTAAAAAAATAA
- the thrS gene encoding threonine--tRNA ligase — protein sequence MKVKLMDGNIKEFENAENMFVIAKSISNSLAKKSVAAKVDGELKDMSYILDRDAEVEFITADSEEGEHIIRHSAAHLMAQAVVRLFPGTKVTIGPAIENGFYYDFDPNVQFVPEDLEKIEAEMKKLSKEDIKIERLEMSREDAIKHFEALGENYKVEIIKDIAQGEMLSFYKQGDFMDLCRGPHVPSTSYIKAFKLKSLAGAYWRGDSNNKMLQRIYGLAFADEKRLKDYLKFLEEAEKRDHRRLGKELELFFVSEYGPGFPFFMPKGMVLKNTLIDLWRKEHRKAGYVEIQTPTILNRELWETSGHWFNYRENMYTTSIDETDFAIKPMNCPGGILNYKNKIHSYKDLPERVGELGHVHRHEFSGALHGLMRVRAFTQDDAHIFMTPEQIEEEIIGVTELIDKFYKGIFGFDYSIELSTKPEKAIGSQEIWDRAEAGLEGALKKMGREYKVNPGDGAFYGPKLDFKIKDAIGRTWQCGTIQLDFNLPERFDINYIGEDGEKHRPVMIHRVVYGSIERFIGILIEHYAGAFPMWLAPTQIKLLTINEDVVPYAKELKQILEDMDLRVELDDRAESIGYKIREANGKYKIPMQLIIGKNEVENREVNVRRFGSNEQVSMKLDDFLKYVVEEAKVKINK from the coding sequence ATGAAAGTAAAATTAATGGATGGAAATATAAAAGAATTTGAAAATGCTGAAAATATGTTTGTGATAGCTAAAAGTATAAGCAATTCACTTGCTAAAAAATCAGTTGCAGCAAAAGTAGATGGAGAATTAAAAGATATGTCTTATATTCTAGATAGAGATGCTGAAGTTGAATTTATAACAGCAGATTCAGAAGAAGGAGAACATATCATAAGACACTCAGCAGCTCACCTTATGGCTCAAGCTGTTGTAAGATTATTCCCTGGAACTAAAGTTACAATAGGACCAGCTATTGAAAATGGATTCTATTATGACTTTGATCCTAATGTTCAGTTTGTTCCTGAAGATTTAGAAAAAATTGAAGCTGAAATGAAAAAGCTTTCAAAAGAAGATATAAAAATAGAAAGACTTGAAATGTCAAGAGAAGATGCTATAAAACATTTTGAGGCTCTTGGAGAAAATTATAAAGTTGAAATAATAAAAGATATAGCACAAGGAGAAATGCTTTCTTTCTATAAACAAGGAGATTTCATGGATCTTTGCAGAGGACCTCATGTACCTTCTACATCTTATATAAAAGCATTTAAATTAAAATCTCTAGCTGGTGCATACTGGAGAGGAGACTCAAATAATAAAATGCTTCAAAGAATCTACGGACTTGCTTTTGCTGATGAAAAAAGATTAAAAGATTACTTAAAATTCTTAGAAGAAGCTGAAAAGAGAGATCATAGAAGACTTGGAAAAGAACTTGAACTATTCTTTGTAAGTGAATATGGACCTGGATTCCCATTCTTTATGCCAAAAGGAATGGTTCTTAAAAACACTCTTATAGACTTATGGAGAAAAGAACATAGAAAAGCAGGATATGTTGAAATTCAAACTCCTACAATATTAAACAGAGAACTTTGGGAAACTTCAGGACACTGGTTTAACTATAGAGAAAATATGTATACAACTTCTATTGATGAAACAGATTTTGCTATTAAACCAATGAACTGTCCAGGAGGAATTTTAAACTATAAAAATAAAATTCACTCATACAAAGATCTTCCAGAAAGAGTAGGAGAATTAGGACATGTTCATAGACATGAATTTTCTGGAGCATTACATGGACTTATGAGAGTTAGAGCATTTACTCAGGACGATGCTCATATCTTTATGACTCCTGAACAAATAGAAGAAGAAATTATAGGAGTAACAGAATTAATTGATAAATTCTATAAAGGAATTTTTGGATTTGATTACAGCATAGAACTTTCAACTAAACCTGAAAAAGCAATAGGAAGCCAAGAAATATGGGACAGAGCAGAAGCAGGACTTGAAGGTGCTTTAAAGAAAATGGGAAGAGAATACAAAGTTAACCCTGGTGACGGAGCATTCTATGGACCTAAACTTGATTTCAAAATTAAAGATGCTATTGGAAGAACTTGGCAATGTGGAACAATTCAGCTAGACTTTAACCTTCCAGAAAGATTTGATATAAACTATATCGGAGAAGATGGGGAAAAACATAGACCAGTAATGATTCATAGAGTTGTTTATGGATCTATTGAAAGATTTATAGGAATCTTAATAGAACACTATGCAGGTGCATTCCCTATGTGGCTTGCTCCTACTCAAATCAAACTTTTAACTATCAATGAAGATGTTGTTCCTTATGCAAAAGAATTAAAACAAATCTTAGAAGATATGGATTTAAGAGTTGAACTTGATGACAGAGCAGAATCTATAGGATATAAGATTAGAGAAGCAAATGGAAAATACAAAATTCCTATGCAGTTAATTATAGGTAAAAACGAAGTTGAAAACAGAGAAGTTAATGTAAGAAGATTTGGTTCAAATGAACAAGTTTCAATGAAACTTGATGACTTCTTAAAATATGTAGTTGAAGAAGCAAAAGTAAAAATAAATAAATAA
- the trxA gene encoding thioredoxin codes for MSNIIKVDIGSFENEILKHSGVVLVDFWAEWCGPCKMQLPILEEISEELPNVKICKVNVDENTELAVKFGIRSIPTMMVFKDGVKVEQFVGLKHKSELSGKLQSL; via the coding sequence ATGAGTAATATAATTAAAGTAGATATAGGCTCTTTTGAAAATGAAATTTTAAAACACTCAGGAGTTGTTCTTGTAGACTTTTGGGCTGAATGGTGCGGACCATGTAAAATGCAGCTGCCTATTTTAGAAGAAATTTCAGAAGAACTTCCTAATGTAAAAATATGTAAAGTCAATGTTGATGAAAATACTGAATTAGCAGTAAAGTTTGGAATAAGAAGCATACCAACAATGATGGTTTTTAAAGATGGAGTAAAAGTTGAACAGTTCGTAGGGCTTAAACATAAAAGCGAACTTTCAGGAAAACTTCAGTCATTATAA